The following proteins are encoded in a genomic region of Mycolicibacterium confluentis:
- a CDS encoding TetR/AcrR family transcriptional regulator, with protein MTADQPRGSTPRRSRHRGQERADRTRELVIEETIRCIREEGFSAASTRHIIERAGVSTGVVQYHFGDRDGLLTAVIDHAVTTLITSINDLADEVEGIKDTEERMRALTDAAWRVFLNPASLTAMEILIATRSLRSTLGMEQLASLQPGLERIASLIGTPSPHAAAITDLLWAAPLGLMVGQMVSDAPLPTDPQRHAMAQLMIDHLRVNATDAAKRRRKAPGQR; from the coding sequence ATGACGGCCGATCAACCTCGCGGTTCCACGCCACGACGCAGCCGGCACAGAGGTCAGGAACGCGCCGACCGCACACGCGAACTGGTCATCGAGGAAACCATCAGATGTATCCGCGAGGAAGGCTTCTCCGCGGCCAGCACCCGACACATCATCGAACGCGCCGGCGTCAGCACCGGCGTCGTTCAATACCACTTCGGCGACCGCGATGGTCTGCTCACCGCTGTCATCGACCACGCCGTCACCACGCTGATCACCTCGATCAACGATCTCGCCGACGAAGTCGAAGGCATCAAGGACACCGAGGAGCGCATGCGCGCACTCACCGATGCCGCCTGGAGGGTCTTCCTCAACCCTGCCAGCCTCACCGCGATGGAGATATTGATCGCGACCAGATCACTGCGCTCCACGCTCGGCATGGAGCAACTCGCCAGCCTGCAACCAGGACTGGAACGCATCGCTTCACTCATCGGCACACCCTCACCCCACGCCGCCGCGATCACCGACCTTCTCTGGGCAGCACCCCTGGGTCTCATGGTCGGCCAAATGGTCAGTGACGCTCCCCTGCCAACGGACCCCCAACGTCACGCCATGGCACAGCTGATGATCGACCACCTGAGGGTCAACGCGACCGACGCCGCGAAGCGCCGCCGAAAGGCTCCCGGCCAACGCTGA
- a CDS encoding NAD-dependent epimerase/dehydratase family protein, translated as MKILVTGATGLVGARLLPQLVADGHDCRALVRRPGAVSHGVTEVIGDLSDVESLAPAVSGVDAVIHLAAVFRTTDTDLIWKANRDGTANLIAAVQEHAADARFIMASTAHVYDVDGPRPGREDDTVDPTQAYPASKLAAENALRSGGLTWAIQRYGFVYGDGDGHLEALQGHAANAGLHPAQRMSLIHHRDVAAAARLALIGAFDGHIVNITDEAPTSLYELVAIAGGDMDPSSQPLEHPWHLQMDGALARRLGFHATLRTVHHAFEQQAM; from the coding sequence ATGAAGATCTTGGTGACCGGTGCGACCGGTCTGGTAGGTGCCCGCCTGCTGCCACAGCTTGTTGCAGACGGCCACGACTGCCGTGCTCTGGTGCGTCGACCCGGGGCGGTGTCTCACGGTGTGACGGAGGTGATCGGAGACCTCTCCGATGTCGAATCGCTCGCACCGGCAGTCAGCGGTGTCGACGCAGTCATCCATCTTGCCGCGGTGTTTCGCACAACTGACACTGACCTGATCTGGAAGGCGAACCGCGATGGCACCGCCAATCTCATTGCCGCGGTGCAGGAGCACGCAGCCGATGCGCGCTTCATCATGGCGAGCACCGCGCATGTCTACGACGTTGATGGCCCGCGTCCGGGCCGCGAGGACGACACTGTCGACCCGACGCAGGCGTACCCGGCGAGCAAGCTCGCTGCCGAGAATGCTTTGCGCAGCGGTGGTTTGACCTGGGCGATCCAGCGTTACGGCTTCGTCTACGGCGACGGGGATGGACACTTGGAAGCGTTACAGGGGCACGCCGCGAACGCCGGATTGCATCCAGCGCAGCGGATGAGCCTCATCCATCACCGCGACGTCGCGGCCGCGGCCCGCCTCGCGCTCATCGGAGCATTCGACGGTCATATCGTCAACATCACCGACGAGGCGCCGACGTCGCTTTACGAACTGGTCGCGATTGCCGGCGGTGACATGGACCCGTCGTCGCAGCCGCTGGAACATCCCTGGCATCTGCAGATGGACGGTGCGCTGGCACGCCGGCTCGGTTTCCACGCGACCCTGCGCACCGTCCACCACGCGTTCGAACAGCAGGCGATGTAA